In the Manis javanica isolate MJ-LG chromosome 14, MJ_LKY, whole genome shotgun sequence genome, one interval contains:
- the LOC118969353 gene encoding vomeronasal type-1 receptor 4-like, with product MKAMVSNAAVLGIFFVSQFGIGFIGNTLLLALKTNILLFQHRTKKAIDWIFIHLTLANVMTLLFSGVPEIIHYFGRRHFLDDAGCKAVLYLFRVGRGLSLCTTSLLSMFQAVIITPSNSRCAWLKPRISTCIFPAFLLFWILNMLIYIRVIMNVVAPYNSTQVNQIYSLPYCISEGPCTKKVSPFLGAMVTRDVLCLSLMILTSMYMVRLLFTHRRTVQHVHRTSLCPRASPETKATHTILALVSCFVFFYWTDSCLTIYRNYRHNLHGLENISVFLACSYPSICPFLLIKNNDRQSFLNVHFQKSESSH from the coding sequence ATGAAAGCAATGGTGTCCAATGCTGCTGTTTTGGGAATATTCTTTGTCTCCCAATTTGGGATTGGTTTTATTGGGAATACATTGCTACTAGCATTAAAAACCAATATCCTCTTATTTCAGCATCGTACAAAGAAGGCTATAGATTGGATATTCATCCACTTAACCTTAGCTAATGTCATGACACTTCTTTTCAGTGGGGTTCCAGAAATAATACATTACTTTGGAAGAAGACATTTTCTGGATGACGCTGGTTGTAAGGCAGTGCTCTACCTGTTCAGAGTCGGCCGGGGTCTTTCCCTCTGTACAACGTCCTTGCTGAGTATGTTTCAGGCTGTAATTATCACTCCCAGCAACTCTAGGTGTGCGTGGCTCAAGCCCAGAATCTCCACCTgcatttttcctgctttccttctgttttggaTCCTCAACATGCTGATCTACATCCGGGTCATCATGAATGTTGTCGCGCCCTACAACTCCACGCAAGTCAATCAAATATATTCCCTGCCGTACTGCATTTCCGAAGGACCCTGTACAAAGAAGGTATCTCCCTTTCTGGGCGCAATGGTCACACGGGATGTCCTGTGCTTGTCCCTCATGATCTTGACCAGTATGTACATGGTGAGGCTCCTCTTCACACACCGCAGGACAGTCCAGCACGTCCACAGGACCAGCCTCTGCCCACGAGCCTCTCCTGAAACCAAGGCCACCCACACGATCCTGGCCCTGGTGAgctgctttgtctttttttactGGACCGACAGCTGCCTTACCATTTACAGAAATTACAGACACAACTTACACGGGTTGGAGAACATCTCTGTTTTTCTTGCCTGTTCTTATCCATCCATCTGCCCTTTTCTGCTGATCAAAAATAATGATAGACAATCCTTTCTAAATGTGCATTTCCAAAAATCAGAGagttctcactag